From Halobacterium sp. R2-5, the proteins below share one genomic window:
- a CDS encoding DUF4382 domain-containing protein yields the protein MRRTAASLVVAALVMLAGCAGGIAGPNGAQTDDSENSGTVSFYVSDEENAISQFEHLNVTVTKVGFAQSADAAVNASGEWEAESESENGLELAVDGNVTAGENATVTLTHDGEAVANGTVVVSAGDTETTVTTDADGTATVQVPDDAEEFTLESETDSDSEYGESEAELEFEYESESDDESETEWVEHDVDNRTVDLTELQGANATQLGNMSVPAGEYEKVFVHVGEVEGTLHSGEKVNVKLPSQKLHLNEDFTVDQSGNVDFVFDITVFEAGNSGKYILKPVASESGTDVPIERVDVESDGDGLEANFVGNVTAGENATVRVTQDGEAVENATVTVNEDVEVTTDANGTATVEVPDDAEEFELKAQTEEGSAYGEGEAELEVEFEESEDSDDSDSESEASAELGATVDGSLAPGENATVVVTDGEGEVVEDATVAVDGEVVGETNEDGELTFAVPEDVSLDTEVTVTSDGETITLDSTTVATAN from the coding sequence ATGAGACGCACCGCAGCCAGTCTAGTCGTGGCAGCGCTCGTGATGCTCGCCGGGTGTGCCGGCGGCATCGCGGGCCCGAACGGGGCACAGACGGACGACAGCGAGAACAGCGGCACCGTGTCGTTCTACGTGAGCGACGAGGAGAACGCGATTAGCCAGTTCGAACACCTGAACGTCACGGTGACGAAGGTCGGGTTCGCGCAGAGCGCCGACGCTGCCGTGAACGCGTCCGGCGAGTGGGAGGCCGAGTCCGAGAGCGAGAACGGCCTCGAGCTCGCCGTCGACGGGAACGTCACGGCCGGCGAGAACGCCACCGTGACGCTCACACACGACGGCGAGGCCGTCGCGAACGGCACCGTCGTGGTCTCGGCGGGCGACACGGAGACGACGGTGACGACGGACGCCGACGGCACTGCGACCGTGCAGGTGCCTGACGACGCCGAGGAGTTCACGCTCGAATCCGAGACCGACTCGGACAGCGAGTACGGAGAGAGCGAAGCCGAACTGGAGTTCGAGTACGAGAGCGAATCGGACGACGAGTCCGAGACCGAGTGGGTCGAACACGACGTCGACAACCGGACCGTCGACCTGACGGAGCTCCAGGGCGCGAACGCGACCCAGCTCGGGAACATGAGCGTCCCCGCGGGCGAGTACGAGAAGGTGTTCGTGCACGTCGGCGAGGTCGAGGGGACGCTGCACTCCGGCGAGAAGGTGAACGTGAAGCTGCCGAGCCAGAAGCTCCACCTCAACGAGGACTTCACGGTCGACCAGAGCGGTAACGTCGACTTCGTCTTCGACATCACGGTGTTCGAAGCCGGCAACAGCGGGAAGTACATCCTGAAGCCGGTCGCCAGCGAGTCCGGGACCGACGTCCCCATCGAGCGCGTGGACGTCGAGTCCGACGGCGACGGCCTGGAAGCCAACTTCGTCGGGAACGTGACCGCCGGCGAGAACGCCACGGTGCGTGTCACGCAGGACGGCGAAGCCGTCGAGAACGCGACGGTCACCGTCAACGAGGACGTCGAAGTGACGACCGACGCGAACGGCACCGCGACCGTCGAGGTGCCCGACGACGCCGAGGAGTTCGAACTGAAGGCACAGACCGAGGAAGGGAGCGCGTACGGCGAGGGCGAAGCCGAACTCGAAGTCGAGTTCGAGGAGTCCGAAGACAGCGACGACAGCGACAGCGAGTCCGAGGCTAGCGCCGAACTCGGCGCGACCGTCGACGGCAGCCTCGCGCCCGGCGAGAACGCCACCGTCGTCGTGACCGACGGCGAGGGCGAAGTCGTCGAGGACGCCACGGTCGCCGTGGACGGCGAGGTCGTCGGCGAGACGAACGAGGACGGCGAACTGACGTTCGCAGTGCCCGAGGACGTGAGCCTCGACACCGAGGTGACGGTGACGTCGGACGGCGAGACGATTACGCTGGACTCGACGACGGTCGCGACGGCGAACTGA
- a CDS encoding 23S rRNA (uridine(2552)-2'-O)-methyltransferase, which produces MGNGKDHYYNKSKQEGYRTRAAYKLQQIDDEFDVLFGGATVVDLGAAPGGWLQVAAEEAGARGKVVGVDFQRIDPLDDPDAGVETIKGDMTETDTREDIKRAAAPGGVDVVISDMAPNMTGEYNLDHARSVHLARMALETAKEVLRDGGHFVVKVFDGQDFEDYLADVEEEFAFTRTYTPDASRDSSSELYVVAKNRVNAPVEEGDTLEVEVVNEGDEGDGVAKVEGYTLFVADADEGETVEVEVTDVKPNFGFAERRD; this is translated from the coding sequence ATGGGGAACGGCAAGGACCACTACTACAACAAGTCCAAACAGGAGGGCTACCGGACGCGGGCGGCGTACAAGCTACAGCAGATCGACGACGAGTTCGACGTGCTGTTCGGCGGCGCGACGGTCGTCGACCTCGGCGCGGCGCCGGGCGGCTGGCTGCAGGTCGCCGCCGAGGAGGCCGGCGCGCGCGGGAAGGTCGTCGGCGTGGACTTCCAGCGCATCGACCCGCTCGACGACCCCGACGCGGGCGTCGAGACCATCAAGGGCGACATGACCGAGACGGACACCCGCGAGGACATCAAACGCGCGGCCGCGCCGGGCGGCGTCGACGTCGTGATTTCGGACATGGCGCCGAACATGACCGGCGAGTACAACCTCGACCACGCGCGCTCCGTGCACCTCGCGCGGATGGCGCTGGAGACCGCCAAAGAAGTGCTGCGGGACGGCGGGCACTTCGTCGTGAAGGTCTTCGACGGCCAGGACTTCGAGGACTACCTCGCGGACGTCGAGGAGGAGTTCGCGTTCACGCGGACGTACACGCCCGACGCCTCCCGGGATTCGTCCTCGGAGCTGTACGTGGTCGCGAAGAACCGCGTGAACGCGCCCGTCGAGGAAGGCGACACGCTCGAAGTGGAGGTCGTCAACGAGGGCGACGAGGGCGACGGCGTCGCGAAGGTCGAGGGGTACACGCTGTTCGTCGCGGACGCCGACGAGGGCGAGACCGTCGAGGTCGAGGTGACGGACGTGAAGCCGAACTTCGGGTTCGCCGAGCGCCGCGACTAG
- a CDS encoding queuosine precursor transporter translates to MRSEDRLVAGQVAIVGLFVTALVTAQLTASKLLIFQIPFELPFTGSALVMPGAALAYALTFFASDCYSELYGKRAAQVLVNVGFAMTLVMLALVYTTIEAPTAPFSGVGETEFARVLWSSANIVAGSLLAYLVSQNWDVLAFHAIRERTDGAHLWLRNVGSTATSQAIDTVIFVTVAFWVAPQVLGVGPVYGQNQILSLIVGQYVLKLAIAIADTPFVYGVRSLLARPA, encoded by the coding sequence ATGCGGAGTGAGGACCGGCTCGTCGCCGGCCAGGTCGCGATCGTCGGGCTGTTCGTCACCGCGCTCGTGACCGCCCAGCTCACGGCGTCGAAGCTGCTCATCTTCCAGATCCCGTTCGAGCTGCCGTTCACGGGGTCGGCGCTCGTGATGCCGGGCGCGGCGCTGGCGTACGCGCTGACGTTCTTCGCCTCGGACTGCTACTCGGAGCTGTACGGCAAGCGCGCCGCGCAGGTGCTCGTGAACGTCGGGTTCGCGATGACGCTCGTGATGCTCGCGCTCGTCTACACCACCATCGAAGCCCCCACCGCGCCGTTCTCCGGGGTCGGCGAGACGGAGTTCGCGCGCGTCCTCTGGTCGAGCGCGAACATCGTCGCGGGGAGTCTGCTGGCGTACCTCGTCAGCCAGAACTGGGACGTGCTCGCGTTCCACGCCATCCGCGAGCGCACCGACGGCGCGCACCTCTGGCTGCGCAACGTCGGCTCCACGGCCACCAGCCAGGCCATCGACACCGTCATCTTCGTCACCGTCGCGTTCTGGGTGGCGCCGCAGGTGCTCGGGGTCGGACCGGTCTACGGACAGAACCAGATTCTCTCGCTCATCGTCGGCCAGTACGTCCTCAAGCTCGCCATCGCAATCGCGGACACGCCGTTCGTCTACGGCGTCCGCAGCCTGCTCGCCCGGCCCGCCTAG
- a CDS encoding ribbon-helix-helix domain-containing protein, producing MPKISVEIPEELLRDLDEHVGDDGKFVNRSDAVRASIRKTLDLLDDIDDRHGRLDDDAE from the coding sequence ATGCCCAAGATAAGCGTCGAGATTCCCGAGGAGCTCCTCAGAGACCTCGACGAGCACGTCGGCGACGACGGCAAGTTCGTGAACCGCAGCGACGCCGTGCGCGCGTCCATCCGGAAGACCCTCGACCTGCTCGACGACATCGACGACCGCCACGGGAGGCTCGACGACGATGCGGAGTGA
- the tatC gene encoding Sec-independent protein translocase TatC has product MSSTGSGPIDPSTARSIESGRQTLGVMLRTAQSQLQHVFIAFVVGLLAGIMTMRLYVWPEFEEDLLVESADVIAQTPFDVILMQVKIGLFAGVALAIPVLLYHARQPLVEREIIPDVEVSRLNVALVVLVCIVLAAAGVAYAYFLFFPLMFDFLAGNAVGAGLAPKYSIVKWTEFILFLALSFALAAQLPLAVSALSYSGIVPYETFRDKWKYAVVGIFAFGAFFSPPDPFTQILWASPLILLYGLSLYCAKVVVTMKRGREHVDVRGVLREYWNRVLGVGVLGFAAGYAFGQYGGIERFNSALALIGSSVRVPTVGAALGVDAATGYLLLGAVFAVVALAFALLYYGYVAVERAAKQVAAERVAYSQDPADIDLDALDADGVRAAPAEAFASLSEDEALATANRALEDGDDEKAQAVLDRYDEVQAQLEAQADEEGDAESEDDPTDTVQSTAAGMMDAFTEEETTEDDIGGYYYDIRFVLDTLRSRAFRIVGTFMLLMVSIFGWLYYGGFGQLRDNFVARIPQDIQPLATGGEWPITLHPVEALVFQVKISVVLAIIGTLPIVIYYVWPALQDRGWVTGDRRTILVWGGGLVGGLFLGSYLGYNYVAPEVISFLVYDALESGMIISFTVSTFAWMVFLLTAGIGLLIDVPVTMVLFHLGGLVSYETMRRRWRVPVISSFAFGALVTPDSLYTMLVIAIPIVVMYFVGLAILTVITLGGRRGGSAKSTRTA; this is encoded by the coding sequence ATGAGTAGCACCGGTTCGGGCCCGATAGACCCCAGTACGGCCCGCAGCATCGAGTCCGGCCGACAGACGCTCGGTGTGATGCTCCGGACCGCCCAGTCCCAGCTCCAGCACGTCTTCATCGCGTTCGTCGTGGGGCTGCTCGCCGGCATCATGACGATGCGGCTGTACGTCTGGCCGGAGTTCGAGGAGGACCTCCTCGTGGAGTCGGCGGACGTCATCGCGCAGACGCCGTTCGACGTCATCCTGATGCAGGTGAAGATCGGCCTGTTCGCGGGCGTCGCGCTCGCCATCCCCGTCCTCCTCTACCACGCCCGGCAGCCGCTCGTCGAGCGCGAGATCATCCCGGACGTCGAGGTCTCCCGGCTCAACGTCGCGCTCGTCGTCCTCGTCTGCATCGTGCTGGCGGCGGCCGGCGTGGCGTACGCGTACTTCCTGTTCTTCCCGCTGATGTTCGACTTCCTCGCGGGCAACGCCGTCGGCGCGGGGCTCGCGCCGAAGTACTCCATCGTGAAGTGGACGGAGTTCATCCTCTTCCTCGCGCTGTCGTTCGCGCTCGCGGCCCAGCTCCCGCTCGCGGTGTCCGCGCTCTCGTACTCCGGCATCGTCCCCTACGAGACGTTCCGCGACAAGTGGAAGTACGCGGTCGTCGGCATCTTCGCGTTCGGCGCGTTCTTCTCGCCGCCGGACCCGTTCACCCAGATCCTGTGGGCGTCCCCGCTCATTCTCCTGTACGGTCTCTCGCTGTACTGCGCGAAGGTCGTCGTGACGATGAAGCGCGGCCGCGAGCACGTCGACGTCCGCGGCGTGCTCCGCGAGTACTGGAACCGCGTGCTCGGCGTCGGCGTGCTCGGGTTCGCGGCGGGCTACGCGTTCGGCCAGTACGGCGGTATCGAGCGGTTCAACAGCGCCCTCGCGCTCATCGGGTCGTCCGTCCGCGTGCCCACGGTCGGCGCCGCGCTCGGCGTCGACGCGGCGACCGGCTACCTGCTGCTCGGCGCCGTCTTCGCCGTCGTCGCGCTCGCGTTCGCGCTGCTGTACTACGGCTACGTGGCCGTCGAGCGCGCCGCCAAGCAGGTCGCGGCCGAGCGCGTCGCCTACTCGCAGGACCCCGCGGACATCGACCTCGACGCCCTCGACGCGGACGGCGTGCGGGCGGCGCCCGCGGAGGCGTTCGCGTCCCTGAGCGAAGACGAGGCGCTCGCGACGGCGAACCGCGCGCTCGAAGACGGCGACGACGAGAAGGCCCAGGCCGTCCTCGACCGGTACGACGAGGTGCAGGCGCAACTCGAAGCGCAGGCCGACGAGGAGGGTGACGCCGAGAGCGAGGACGACCCGACGGACACCGTCCAGAGCACGGCCGCGGGGATGATGGACGCGTTCACCGAGGAGGAGACCACCGAGGACGACATCGGCGGCTACTACTACGACATCCGGTTCGTACTCGACACGCTGCGCTCGCGGGCGTTCCGCATCGTCGGGACGTTCATGCTGCTGATGGTGAGCATCTTCGGGTGGCTGTACTACGGCGGGTTCGGCCAGCTCCGGGACAACTTCGTCGCACGCATTCCCCAGGACATCCAGCCGCTGGCGACCGGCGGCGAGTGGCCAATCACGCTCCACCCCGTCGAGGCGCTCGTCTTCCAGGTGAAGATCTCCGTCGTGCTGGCTATCATCGGGACGCTCCCCATCGTCATCTACTACGTCTGGCCGGCGCTCCAGGACCGCGGCTGGGTGACCGGTGACCGCCGCACCATCCTCGTGTGGGGGGGCGGCCTCGTCGGCGGGCTGTTCCTCGGCAGCTACCTCGGGTACAACTACGTCGCCCCGGAGGTCATCTCGTTCCTCGTCTACGACGCCCTGGAGTCCGGGATGATCATCAGCTTCACCGTCAGCACGTTCGCGTGGATGGTGTTCCTGCTGACCGCGGGCATCGGGCTGCTCATCGACGTCCCCGTGACGATGGTGCTGTTCCACCTCGGCGGGCTCGTCTCCTACGAGACGATGCGGCGGCGCTGGCGCGTCCCCGTCATCTCGTCGTTCGCGTTCGGCGCGCTCGTCACCCCGGACAGCCTCTACACGATGCTGGTCATCGCCATCCCCATCGTCGTGATGTACTTCGTCGGGCTCGCCATCCTCACCGTCATCACGCTCGGCGGGCGCCGCGGCGGCTCCGCGAAGTCGACTCGAACGGCTTAA
- a CDS encoding twin-arginine translocase subunit TatC, which produces MAEEPDGRRDRDLDWEGVVSAVRRVDDEDDGGDDLTPVVRRVDAQADAGDDWSDLTPAVEQVADQRWPDLTPAVERVEDDDGDEWDWDTDAVAAAGDSADPASGGEPQLLADDEHQADEPERGPDDDALDPRENSVIDADETPSSPDDGLGMDAPESDVEQPLAVHVEEMVKRLAIVIAIAGLVSVAVFPLTEELITTIWNYVLPGGEAVDPRVYQPLELVITQLKVASLAGLVIALPVFVYESYAFMRPGLYRNERRYYLAAVPTSLVLAVLGVLFAYLLVLPYTMDYFQGYTEPTADVAFALGSTFNLILMVMGYLAVVFQIPLFIMLAIMLGVTTRQWLEDRRLLFWAAFAGISFTFGAIDPTGVVPIIVAITMIALFEGTLALLRWTGN; this is translated from the coding sequence ATGGCCGAGGAACCGGACGGCAGGCGCGACCGCGACCTCGACTGGGAGGGTGTCGTGTCCGCCGTCCGCCGCGTCGACGACGAGGACGACGGCGGGGACGACCTCACGCCAGTAGTCCGTCGTGTCGACGCCCAGGCCGACGCAGGCGACGACTGGAGCGACCTGACGCCGGCAGTCGAACAGGTCGCCGACCAGCGGTGGCCCGACCTCACGCCCGCCGTCGAGCGCGTCGAGGACGACGACGGCGACGAGTGGGACTGGGACACCGACGCCGTCGCGGCCGCCGGCGACAGCGCCGACCCCGCGTCCGGCGGCGAACCGCAGCTCCTCGCCGACGACGAACACCAGGCCGACGAGCCAGAGCGCGGCCCCGACGACGACGCGCTCGACCCGCGGGAGAACTCCGTCATCGACGCCGACGAGACGCCGTCGTCGCCCGACGACGGCCTCGGCATGGACGCCCCGGAGTCCGACGTCGAACAGCCGCTGGCCGTCCACGTCGAGGAGATGGTCAAGCGGCTCGCCATCGTCATCGCCATCGCCGGGCTCGTCAGCGTCGCCGTCTTCCCGCTCACCGAGGAGCTCATCACCACCATCTGGAACTACGTCCTCCCCGGCGGCGAGGCCGTCGACCCCCGCGTCTACCAGCCGCTCGAACTCGTCATCACCCAGCTGAAGGTCGCCAGCCTCGCCGGCCTCGTCATCGCGCTCCCCGTCTTCGTCTACGAGTCCTACGCGTTCATGCGCCCCGGGCTCTACCGGAACGAGCGCCGCTACTACCTCGCCGCCGTCCCCACCAGCCTCGTCCTCGCCGTGCTCGGCGTCCTCTTCGCGTACCTCCTCGTCCTCCCGTACACGATGGACTACTTCCAGGGGTACACCGAGCCCACCGCGGACGTCGCGTTCGCGCTCGGCTCCACGTTCAACCTCATCCTCATGGTGATGGGGTACCTCGCGGTGGTCTTCCAGATTCCCCTGTTCATCATGCTCGCCATCATGCTCGGCGTCACCACCCGCCAGTGGCTCGAAGACCGCCGCCTGCTGTTCTGGGCGGCGTTCGCCGGCATCTCGTTCACGTTCGGCGCCATCGACCCCACGGGCGTCGTCCCCATCATCGTCGCCATCACCATGATCGCGCTCTTCGAGGGGACGCTCGCGCTGCTGCGGTGGACTGGGAACTAG